The genomic segment CAAAAGCCTGGTTTGTTCATGGGCTTCTCCTTTCTTGTCAGTGCAATCGTGACGATGAGTGGGTAGGGTTGGTCCCGGTGCCCGAACCAAGTCGGGACGCTTCGGCGGCTGGCCTGGAGACGACAGCGCCCAGACCAGACCCAAGACCATGCTGAGTTCGGACACCAGCAGGGACCACTGGCCACAATCGAGGGTCTTGTTCATGAGCGATCCTCCTGGCCTGCGTCGGTCCGTCGAGACAGCTGCCGCGCAGAGCGCAGGGCGTCTTGCAGGCCGGGATAGGCCGGTGCTCGGCCGGCAATGGTCTGGAACTCGGCCAGGGCACGCTGGGGCTGATCCTCGGCCAACAGGGTCTGGGCCAGTACAAAGCGGCCGGCCAGGGAGCCGGGGCTGAGACTCAGCACCCGGAAAACCATGTCCTGGGCTTCGCGGTAGCGTCCTTGCTCGACCAGGTCTGCCGCAGACGCCAGCCAGGTATCGCGCATGTGGTGGGCGGCAAAGGCGTCTTTGGGATTGAGGCGGTAGGCCCGCCGGTAGTGCTCGTGGGCGGCCGTGGTATGTCCCTGGTGGAGCAGCGTCAGGCCGGCCAGGGCCAGGCTGCGGGCCTGGTAGGCGCGCTCAAGCCGCCGCCGGGCGCGTGGGTCCAGATTCGTGACCGGGGGCGGCTGTCGATAGTCCAGCAGCTGGCTCAGCGACGCCACCGCCAACTCGTTTTCCGTATACAGCTGATCGAACGGGAGCGGGCTGCGGTACTCGATCCAGCCGTTATCCTCGGTGTTGAACGGTGCGCCTGCGGTCCAGTCTGCCAGCCGGTCCGGCCCACACACAAACGCGGTCAGGAAATCGACCGGGCTGGTACGGCTTAGCTCGGGGTGTTGGGCCAGCGCCCGGGCATACGCCTGCTGGAGCGTGGCAAAATCAATTGGATGGGCGGACTCGGAGCCGACCAGGGCGCCATAGCCACCGACCAGCCACAGCGAGGTGTGGGGAAACACGTGCTGGAAGGTCCGGGCAATGACCTGGAAGGCCCGGGGAGTGAGCTGATTCAGAGACAGCCATTGGACGACGAGGCCCTTGGGCGCGAGACGCTGGCGCAGACGTGTGTAATGCTCCAGCGTGTACAAACTGCCCGTTCCGGCCCGGTAGGGGAAAAACAGGTCTTGGACAATCACGTCATAGGTCTGGCGGTCGGTCCGAAAAAAGCGGCCTCCGTCGGCCTGGACCAGCCGGACCTTGGGCGCGCTCAGCACGGCCCGACTGCTCCGCGCAAACAGACGGGCGGCTTCAATCACGCCCGGTGAAATTTCGATGACCGTAACGGTCGCCACCCGGTCCAGCAGACTCGCCGCCAGGCTGGCTCCGGTGCCCAGACCGACCACGGCCAGACGGTGCGGCGCCGGGTGCAGCAACAGCGGCAGATAGCCCTGTTGGCGGGCGATAAAGATATCGTCCGGCGCGTCCGCTCCCTCCCGGCGCAAGCGGTTGGCCAGGAGAGAACGGACGCCGCTTGACGCATCCTCTACCACCTCCACCACACCCCTCCCATCTTCCCGGTGGTAGAGGACCTCCTGGTCGCCACGGGCCAGGAGTTGTCGAAATGTCAGATCGGCCGGTAGGGCGTAGGCCAGGGCCAGGAGCAGCCCGGCCGCCGCGCCGACGAGACGTGTCGGCCGCCGGGTCCGCTTATGGACCAACACCAGCGTGCCGGCGGTCGCGTTNNNNNNNNNNNNNNNNNNNNNNNNNNNNNNNNNNNNNNNNNNNNNNNNNNNNNNNNNNNNNNNNNNNNNNNNNNNNNNNNNNNNNNNNNNNNNNNNNNNNNNNNNNNNNNNNCTGCCCGGACAGCTGTCGCCAGGCCAGGGGGAAAGCCATGCCCAGAAAGATGGTCGGCAGCAGCATGACGGACGCACACAGGGCGGTCTGCGTGGCCAGGAAAACAAGCCACGAGTCGCCCCAGTCGCCACCGGCGTAGGTCTGGTACACCAGCCAGGCCAGGCTGGACAGGGGCAGTACGCCCAGCAGGCTGGACAGGGCGACCGCCCACTGGCTGCCGCCCAGCAGGGTCGCCGGGGAGGAGGTGGCCGGCAGTCGGGTGCTGATGAAACTGCCCAGGGCCAGACTCAGCAGAAAGGTGCTGAGCATCAGGCTGAACGCATAGACCGTGTTTTCGAGGATCAGCCCCAGCAGGCGTGTCCACACCACCTCGTACAGCAGGGCCGCATAGCCGGACAGGCCCAGACACACCAGGACGACCCACGGACTCAGCGCGGTCGCAGGCTGAGGGGTGTGGCGAGCAGGCGGCCGGGCCGGGGCCTCCACGCTCAGGGCTTTGTCGCGCAGCAAAAAACAGCCGACGCCGACCAGCCCATTGATCAGGGCGGCCGTAACAGTGGTCTGCCAGCTGCCCAGGCTGGGCAGCAGCACAAAGGCGGCCAGGCATGCGCCCGAGGCAGCTCCGAGCGTTGCCAGCCCGTACAGGCGGCCGGGAGTGCTCCGGCTGTGAGACGAGCCTGGCGGTAGGCAGCGGGCCAACACGGGCAGCGTGCCGCCCAGGCCGACGGCCGGCACGAGCAGGACGAGGACGCTCAGCGGCACGACCAGCCCCAGAAAATTCGGGAAAAGGAGCAGCCCGGCGTGGTCGATCAGGCGCAGTCCGGCCGGCACCAGCAGGGCTGACAGCCCGATGCCGACTTCCAGCCCGGCGTACAGCCCGAGCGGTCGCTCGGTACGGTCGGCGCGCTGCCCCAGCCACACGCTGCCCAGCGCCATGCCGGCCATGAACACGGCCAGGACTGTTCCGGTGGCCGACAGGGTATTGCCGAACTGTAGCCCGACCTCGCGCAGCCAGACGACCTCGTAGACCAGACCGGCCAGTCCCGACAGGAAGGCGCAGGCGAGGAGCCACAGGCTGAGGAGATGGGGGGACACAGGTCGCTCCTTACCAGTCATAGGTCACACCGAGCGCCAGGTTGATGCCCTCAGCCCCCAGGGAGCTGAGATGGCGCCGGTAGTAGCGGTCGAACAGGTTTTCAATCGCCGCGTGCAGGCGCAGCTTGGGCCTCAGCCGCCACGAGGCGCGGATATCAAACACGGCGTAGCCGGTAGAGCGGGGATCGGGCAAATAGGAACGGACCGGGGGGACAACCCTGTCCTGGTCGTCTACGATTTTGGCGCTCCACTCCACCCAGAATGGCCGGCGTCGAGGGATGTAGCGGATGCCGATCAGGCCCTGCTGAGGCGAAATGCTGTTGAGCGGTGCGTCGTCCGTGCGGTCAGTCCCGCGCGCATACGTGTAATGGGCAAACACATACAGGGAATCGTCCAGCACGGGTGGGGTCCAGCCGGCCTTGGTCTCGACCCCCCAGATTGTGGCTTTGCTGACGTTCTTGGCCTGATACTGATACCAGTACAGGGCCGACCGTGGCTGGAAGTCGATGAAGTCCTTGAGCTTGTTGCGGAAATAGTGGGCGCTGAGGTGCCAGCGGGGGAAGTTGAGGTGTAGCCCGGTCTCGTAGTTGAGACTCTTCTCAGGCTTGAGGCTGGGGTTGGCGGCGAAATCAACGCCGAAAAAATGCGGGCCGGCAATGAACAGCTCCCGAAACGTGGGCGTGCGAAAGCCGCGGGCGATATTCCCGGTCAGACGGACCTTGTCCGTGATGTGCAGCACGCCGCCAATCTTGGGGCTCCACTGATTGGCGCTGCGGGTGTCTTTTTCCAGGCTGCCGAGAAAGGCGTCGGTTGAGCTGGCCTGCAGCCGGTACTTGTCGTAACGGACGCCGGCGATGATGACCAAGCGGTCGAGAATGGTAATTTCGTCCTGCAAATACCAGCCGTAATTGTCGGAATGGGCGTCCGGGAACTGGGTGGTTTCGCGCGAACTGAGCAAGTCCAGCAGCCCGGCGTCGTTCAGCCCAAAGGTATTGGTATGTTGAAGCTGTTCGAACTCATCCCGGAAATATTCTAAGCCATAGGTCAGGAGATGCGCCTGATAGGGCTGGGCAAACGGGCTGGAGCCCGTGAGTTCGCTGCGCCAGGTGTCCCAGTCGAGGTCGTCGTTGATGCGTGTCTGGCTGTAGT from the Desulfurellaceae bacterium genome contains:
- a CDS encoding TonB-dependent receptor; protein product: YSQTRINDDLDWDTWRSELTGSSPFAQPYQAHLLTYGLEYFRDEFEQLQHTNTFGLNDAGLLDLLSSRETTQFPDAHSDNYGWYLQDEITILDRLVIIAGVRYDKYRLQASSTDAFLGSLEKDTRSANQWSPKIGGVLHITDKVRLTGNIARGFRTPTFRELFIAGPHFFGVDFAANPSLKPEKSLNYETGLHLNFPRWHLSAHYFRNKLKDFIDFQPRSALYWYQYQAKNVSKATIWGVETKAGWTPPVLDDSLYVFAHYTYARGTDRTDDAPLNSISPQQGLIGIRYIPRRRPFWVEWSAKIVDDQDRVVPPVRSYLPDPRSTGYAVFDIRASWRLRPKLRLHAAIENLFDRYYRRHLSSLGAEGINLALGVTYDW
- a CDS encoding tetratricopeptide repeat protein, yielding NATAGTLVLVHKRTRRPTRLVGAAAGLLLALAYALPADLTFRQLLARGDQEVLYHREDGRGVVEVVEDASSGVRSLLANRLRREGADAPDDIFIARQQGYLPLLLHPAPHRLAVVGLGTGASLAASLLDRVATVTVIEISPGVIEAARLFARSSRAVLSAPKVRLVQADGGRFFRTDRQTYDVIVQDLFFPYRAGTGSLYTLEHYTRLRQRLAPKGLVVQWLSLNQLTPRAFQVIARTFQHVFPHTSLWLVGGYGALVGSESAHPIDFATLQQAYARALAQHPELSRTSPVDFLTAFVCGPDRLADWTAGAPFNTEDNGWIEYRSPLPFDQLYTENELAVASLSQLLDYRQPPPVTNLDPRARRRLERAYQARSLALAGLTLLHQGHTTAAHEHYRRAYRLNPKDAFAAHHMRDTWLASAADLVEQGRYREAQDMVFRVLSLSPGSLAGRFVLAQTLLAEDQPQRALAEFQTIAGRAPAYPGLQDALRSARQLSRRTDAGQEDRS
- a CDS encoding fused MFS/spermidine synthase yields the protein MSPHLLSLWLLACAFLSGLAGLVYEVVWLREVGLQFGNTLSATGTVLAVFMAGMALGSVWLGQRADRTERPLGLYAGLEVGIGLSALLVPAGLRLIDHAGLLLFPNFLGLVVPLSVLVLLVPAVGLGGTLPVLARCLPPGSSHSRSTPGRLYGLATLGAASGACLAAFVLLPSLGSWQTTVTAALINGLVGVGCFLLRDKALSVEAPARPPARHTPQPATALSPWVVLVCLGLSGYAALLYEVVWTRLLGLILENTVYAFSLMLSTFLLSLALGSFISTRLPATSSPATLLGGSQWAVALSSLLGVLPLSSLAWLVYQTYAGGDWGDSWLVFLATQTALCASVMLLPTIFLGMAFPLAWRQLSGQ